CCGAACCTGTGCCCAACTCTAAAAAACTCTTGAAGCTCAAGATCGATCTCGGCGGTGTGGTTAAGCAGTCGGTTGCCGGGCTGGGAGATCAGTATAAGCCAGAGGAGTTGAAGTCGAAGCTCGTCGCCGTTGTCACAAACCTAGCGCCTAGGAAGATCTTCGGGTTAGAGTCAGAGGTTATGCTGCTAGCAGCAGTCGATGGCGACAAAGTATCGATCCTCCAACCAGATAAGCAGCCTAAAGAGGGCAGCAAAAT
This Nitrososphaerota archaeon DNA region includes the following protein-coding sequences:
- a CDS encoding methionine--tRNA ligase yields the protein MRIGRIVEAEPVPNSKKLLKLKIDLGGVVKQSVAGLGDQYKPEELKSKLVAVVTNLAPRKIFGLESEVMLLAAVDGDKVSILQPDKQPKEGSK